The following coding sequences lie in one Lysobacter capsici genomic window:
- a CDS encoding TonB-dependent receptor, whose amino-acid sequence MPHAILSHAIARALFAAAVVGVAPVAAYAQDAAQPTTLDRVEVTGSNISRGDMETASPVQVVTRAEIDRTGKTSIAEYLQTLTTDGAGTIPKTFGTGFAGGGSGISLRGLGAGSTLVLLNGRRTAPYGLADDGQKVFTDLSTIPMDAVERVEVLKDGASAIYGSDAIAGVVNIILRKEFTGVTVRSSYGVSGEGDGQQAKASATFGFGNLSEDRYNVFFNIEASQTDEIQVADRGDRKWIGTGDARRWGYSQTKRFMNGFILGADADGSPVGNVKNPASGQYVSLPGCDKFSTIAQTDPGGGCLWQAGQFTSLTPEEKYVNLFGRGTFVLSDNFEAYVELGYSKKKNTFVNTPSDASGAWGYPGGPVNGDSGDGAVVLGPNHPDNPFPGQSANLRYTAFDVGPRVIRTDSEFSRVLAGVKGTAGAWDVDAAYLHSQSDLTNTRDGFLRYSAVRDALTNGTGPGGYWRLGQNANLNSQALYDYISPTIHADGKTTLDLFDVKGSRSLMDLKGGALGVAFGAEWRRQKAELKPQTYTDAGDIIGLGYSAYEGTQEVAAGYAEIVAPVLESLELSGAVRYDSYKGGDSATTPKFGVKWSPLKQLSLRATYAEGFRAPNPAESGKGGLAGFAAAADSVRCPGGNPAPGASVRDCDIQIAVITSPNPDLKAEESKSYTVGLVFEPTNSTTLTLDGWQIKRSNEINVETTDAAIAAGHVIRSDNNLAGQPNTGTLLAALANYVNSASTTVRGIDLDVRQGFDLDSAGKLNLDLQWSHITTFEREELDGSSLEFAGTHGNCDVTNCIGTPKDRINFGATWELGNWSLSGVVNYISGFKNVRSEGDVCASRYADGSPAPGGCRIPSFTTVDLSSRWKAKDGVEVFGSIQNLTDKIAPLDPLTYGAINYNPMHSSGAIGRYFTVGVKYNFQ is encoded by the coding sequence ATGCCGCACGCCATCCTCAGCCACGCCATCGCACGCGCGCTGTTCGCCGCCGCCGTCGTCGGCGTCGCGCCTGTCGCCGCTTACGCGCAGGACGCGGCGCAACCCACCACGCTGGATCGGGTCGAAGTCACCGGTTCCAACATCAGCCGCGGCGATATGGAAACCGCCTCGCCGGTGCAGGTGGTCACGCGCGCGGAAATCGATCGCACCGGCAAGACCAGCATCGCCGAATACCTGCAGACGCTGACCACCGACGGCGCCGGCACGATCCCGAAAACCTTCGGCACCGGTTTCGCCGGCGGCGGTTCGGGCATTTCCCTGCGCGGCCTCGGCGCGGGCTCGACCCTGGTGCTGTTGAACGGACGGCGTACCGCGCCCTACGGCCTGGCCGACGACGGCCAGAAAGTGTTCACCGACCTGAGCACGATTCCGATGGACGCGGTCGAACGCGTGGAAGTGCTCAAGGACGGCGCGTCGGCGATCTACGGCTCCGACGCCATCGCCGGCGTGGTCAACATCATCCTGCGCAAGGAATTCACCGGCGTCACCGTGCGCAGTTCCTACGGCGTGTCGGGCGAAGGCGACGGACAACAGGCCAAGGCCTCGGCGACGTTCGGTTTCGGCAATCTGAGCGAGGACCGCTACAACGTCTTCTTCAACATCGAAGCCAGCCAGACCGACGAGATCCAGGTCGCCGACCGCGGCGATCGCAAATGGATCGGCACCGGCGACGCGCGCCGCTGGGGCTACAGCCAGACCAAGCGTTTCATGAACGGTTTCATCCTCGGCGCCGACGCCGACGGCTCGCCGGTCGGCAACGTCAAGAACCCCGCGAGCGGCCAATACGTGTCGCTGCCGGGCTGCGATAAGTTCTCGACGATTGCGCAGACCGATCCCGGCGGCGGTTGCCTGTGGCAGGCCGGCCAGTTCACCAGCCTGACCCCGGAAGAGAAGTACGTGAACCTGTTCGGCCGCGGCACCTTCGTGCTGTCGGACAACTTCGAAGCCTACGTCGAGCTGGGCTATTCGAAGAAGAAGAACACCTTCGTCAACACGCCGTCGGACGCGTCCGGCGCGTGGGGTTATCCGGGCGGTCCGGTCAACGGCGATTCCGGCGACGGCGCGGTCGTGCTCGGGCCCAACCATCCGGACAATCCGTTCCCCGGCCAGTCCGCCAACCTGCGCTACACCGCGTTCGACGTCGGCCCCCGGGTGATCCGCACCGATAGCGAATTCAGCCGCGTGCTGGCCGGCGTCAAAGGCACCGCCGGCGCCTGGGATGTCGACGCGGCCTACCTGCATTCGCAAAGCGACCTGACCAACACCCGCGACGGTTTCCTGCGCTACAGCGCGGTGCGCGACGCGCTCACCAACGGCACCGGTCCCGGCGGCTACTGGCGCCTGGGTCAGAACGCGAACCTCAATTCGCAGGCGCTGTACGACTACATCTCGCCGACCATCCACGCTGACGGCAAGACCACCTTGGACCTGTTCGACGTCAAGGGCTCGCGTTCGCTGATGGACCTCAAGGGCGGCGCGCTGGGCGTCGCGTTCGGCGCCGAGTGGCGGCGGCAGAAGGCCGAGCTCAAGCCGCAGACCTACACCGACGCGGGCGACATCATCGGCCTGGGCTATTCGGCCTACGAAGGCACCCAGGAAGTCGCGGCCGGTTACGCCGAAATCGTCGCGCCGGTGCTCGAAAGCCTGGAGCTGTCCGGCGCGGTGCGTTACGACAGCTACAAGGGCGGCGACAGCGCGACCACGCCGAAGTTCGGGGTGAAGTGGAGCCCGTTAAAGCAATTGTCGCTGCGCGCGACTTACGCCGAAGGCTTCCGCGCGCCGAACCCGGCCGAGTCGGGCAAGGGCGGCCTGGCCGGGTTCGCCGCCGCCGCCGATTCGGTGCGCTGCCCGGGCGGCAATCCCGCGCCCGGCGCGAGCGTGCGCGACTGCGACATCCAGATCGCGGTGATCACCAGCCCCAATCCCGACCTCAAGGCCGAGGAGTCCAAGAGCTACACGGTCGGGCTGGTGTTCGAACCGACCAACAGCACCACGCTCACCCTCGACGGCTGGCAGATCAAGCGCAGCAACGAAATCAACGTCGAGACCACCGACGCGGCGATCGCCGCCGGCCACGTGATCCGCAGCGACAACAACCTGGCTGGCCAGCCCAACACCGGCACCTTGCTCGCCGCGCTCGCCAACTACGTCAACTCGGCCTCGACCACCGTGCGCGGCATCGACCTGGACGTGCGCCAGGGCTTCGATCTGGATTCGGCCGGCAAGCTCAACCTGGATCTGCAGTGGAGCCACATCACCACCTTCGAACGCGAGGAACTCGACGGCAGTTCGCTGGAATTCGCCGGCACCCACGGCAACTGCGACGTGACCAACTGCATCGGCACGCCCAAGGACCGGATCAACTTCGGCGCGACCTGGGAACTGGGCAACTGGAGCCTGAGCGGCGTGGTCAACTACATTTCCGGCTTCAAGAACGTGCGCTCCGAAGGCGACGTGTGCGCCAGCCGCTACGCCGACGGCAGCCCCGCGCCGGGTGGTTGCCGCATTCCCTCGTTCACCACCGTCGACCTGTCCAGCCGCTGGAAGGCCAAGGACGGGGTAGAAGTGTTCGGCTCGATCCAGAACCTGACCGACAAGATCGCCCCGCTCGACCCGCTGACCTACGGCGCGATCAACTACAACCCGATGCACTCCAGCGGCGCGATCGGCCGCTATTTCACGGTCGGGGTGAAGTACAACTTCCAGTAA
- a CDS encoding YciI family protein yields the protein MKFMLIVKADARSEAGVLPDAALLNAMGAYNEELVRAGVLLAAEGLQASAQGARVHFDGRGRRVEDGPFAHSDELIAGFWLIQARSLDEAIEWVKRVPSLDGSPAQIEIRPVFDAADFGDALSPELHAAEQRLREQVAAQAG from the coding sequence ATGAAATTCATGCTGATAGTCAAGGCCGATGCCCGCAGCGAGGCCGGCGTGCTGCCCGACGCCGCGCTGCTGAACGCGATGGGCGCCTACAACGAGGAACTGGTTCGCGCCGGCGTGCTGCTCGCCGCCGAAGGGCTGCAGGCCAGCGCCCAGGGCGCGCGCGTGCATTTCGACGGCCGCGGCCGCCGGGTCGAGGACGGGCCGTTCGCCCACAGCGACGAACTGATCGCCGGGTTCTGGCTGATCCAGGCGCGTTCGCTGGACGAGGCGATCGAGTGGGTCAAGCGGGTGCCGAGCCTGGACGGCTCACCGGCGCAGATCGAGATCCGCCCGGTGTTCGACGCGGCCGATTTCGGCGATGCGCTCAGCCCTGAGCTGCACGCGGCCGAACAGCGCCTGCGCGAGCAAGTGGCCGCGCAAGCCGGCTGA
- a CDS encoding VOC family protein, with amino-acid sequence MQLVTYLSFNGDCRQAFEFYLKTLGGKILALMPFGDNAGCDGGEFDAADRDKIMHGCYELDGCMLMGTDATDAHPYQGVVGAHVALMLNDPADAERIYAALADGGRVQMPLQETFWALSYGIVTDRFGVPWMINCVRAGIGCPE; translated from the coding sequence ATGCAACTGGTCACCTACCTGTCCTTCAACGGCGACTGCCGCCAGGCGTTCGAGTTCTACCTCAAGACCCTCGGCGGCAAGATCCTCGCGCTGATGCCGTTCGGCGACAACGCCGGCTGCGACGGCGGCGAATTCGATGCCGCCGACCGCGACAAGATCATGCACGGCTGCTACGAACTCGACGGCTGCATGCTGATGGGCACCGACGCCACCGACGCGCATCCCTACCAGGGCGTCGTCGGCGCGCACGTCGCGCTGATGCTCAACGACCCGGCCGACGCCGAGCGCATCTACGCCGCGCTGGCCGACGGCGGCCGCGTGCAGATGCCGCTGCAGGAAACCTTCTGGGCCTTGAGCTACGGCATCGTCACCGACCGCTTCGGCGTGCCGTGGATGATCAACTGCGTTCGCGCCGGGATCGGTTGCCCCGAGTGA
- a CDS encoding RNA polymerase sigma factor: protein MTDPHSSSATHKAIDAVWRIESAKLIAGLTRMVRDVGLAEELAQDALVVALEKWPESGVPDNPGAWLMQTAKNRAIDRLRRKKLLDRKHEEIGREIEASQDEVEDAFFDKLDDDIGDDLLRLVFISCHPVLSTEARLALTLRLLGGLTTDEIARAFLASEPTIAQRIVRAKRTLADAQVPFEVPRGEELAQRLSSVLEVIYLIFNEGYSATAGDDWMRPGLCEDALRLGRILAGLMPKEAEVHGLVALMEIQASRSKARTGPDGQPILLLDQDRARWDRMQIQRGLSALERAVQLSGSNGPYALQAAIAACHARAATAQDTPWPRIAALYQQLALRTPSPVIELNRAVALSMAFGPAAGLELVDTLLDEPSMKSYHLLPTVRGDLLFKLGRREEARVEFERAAALTRNTRERELLLARAAQSG, encoded by the coding sequence GTGACGGACCCCCACTCTTCCAGCGCCACGCACAAGGCCATCGATGCGGTTTGGCGGATCGAATCGGCCAAGCTGATCGCCGGCCTGACCCGCATGGTGCGCGATGTCGGCCTGGCCGAGGAACTCGCCCAGGACGCGCTGGTGGTCGCGCTGGAAAAATGGCCCGAAAGCGGCGTGCCGGACAACCCCGGCGCCTGGCTGATGCAGACCGCCAAGAACCGCGCGATCGACCGGCTGCGGCGCAAGAAGCTGCTCGACCGCAAGCACGAGGAAATCGGGCGTGAGATCGAGGCCAGCCAGGACGAAGTCGAGGACGCGTTCTTCGACAAGCTCGACGACGACATCGGCGACGACTTGCTGCGATTGGTGTTCATCTCCTGCCATCCGGTGCTGTCGACCGAGGCGCGGCTGGCGCTGACCCTGCGCCTGCTCGGCGGCCTGACCACCGACGAGATCGCACGCGCCTTCCTGGCCAGCGAACCGACCATCGCCCAGCGCATCGTGCGCGCCAAGCGCACCCTGGCCGATGCGCAGGTGCCGTTCGAGGTGCCGCGCGGCGAGGAACTCGCGCAGCGGCTGTCGTCGGTGCTGGAAGTGATCTACCTGATCTTCAACGAAGGCTATTCGGCGACCGCCGGCGACGACTGGATGCGCCCGGGCCTGTGCGAGGACGCGCTGCGGCTCGGTCGCATCCTGGCCGGGCTGATGCCGAAGGAAGCCGAGGTGCATGGCTTGGTCGCGCTGATGGAAATCCAGGCCTCGCGCTCCAAGGCGCGCACCGGCCCGGACGGGCAGCCGATCCTGCTGCTGGATCAGGACCGCGCGCGCTGGGACCGCATGCAGATCCAGCGCGGCCTGAGCGCGCTGGAACGCGCGGTGCAGCTGAGCGGCTCCAACGGACCCTACGCCTTGCAGGCCGCGATCGCCGCCTGCCATGCGCGCGCGGCAACCGCGCAGGACACACCATGGCCGCGCATCGCCGCGCTATACCAGCAACTCGCGCTGCGCACGCCGTCGCCGGTGATCGAACTCAACCGCGCGGTCGCATTGTCGATGGCGTTCGGCCCGGCGGCCGGTCTGGAGTTGGTCGATACCTTGCTCGACGAGCCGTCGATGAAAAGCTATCACCTGCTGCCGACGGTGCGCGGCGACCTGCTGTTCAAGCTCGGCCGCCGCGAGGAAGCGCGGGTCGAGTTCGAACGCGCGGCCGCGCTCACGCGCAATACGCGCGAGCGTGAGTTGTTGTTGGCGCGCGCGGCGCAGAGTGGTTGA
- a CDS encoding DUF1028 domain-containing protein: MRTRTRRIAYVLAVFAGLAAAPAGATYSIIACDHQGDCGAAVATHNLAVGASVIYAQAKVGALATQFETNPHYGPKALALLAKGTSPGKTINALLAQDGNFDGSGIDERQLIVIDADGNGAVYTGTKAAAGVWGAQTSQGAGPGDSCSVAGNGLASEAVLNAMVETFRGADRKRPLGDRLMASLRAGERAGGQRNGRMSAALRVSTVAGDWQDIDLRVDGSADPVGDLSRLTDQFYAHQAMLRAERAARDNDVEAARAARSQALGLSHQWDRIWRRAARLAMQLGESDKALEYLGVFASINPVWAEGEIEDALYAPLQAQPAFARLRADIASKVPGG; the protein is encoded by the coding sequence ATGCGCACCCGAACCCGCCGCATCGCCTACGTCCTCGCCGTGTTCGCCGGGCTCGCGGCCGCGCCGGCCGGCGCGACCTACTCGATCATCGCCTGCGATCATCAAGGCGATTGCGGCGCCGCGGTCGCCACCCACAACCTCGCCGTCGGCGCCAGCGTGATCTACGCCCAGGCCAAGGTCGGCGCGTTGGCGACTCAATTCGAGACCAACCCGCATTACGGCCCCAAGGCGCTGGCCTTGCTGGCCAAGGGCACGAGCCCGGGCAAGACCATCAACGCCTTGCTCGCGCAGGACGGCAATTTCGACGGCAGCGGCATCGACGAGCGTCAGCTCATCGTGATCGACGCGGACGGCAACGGCGCGGTCTATACCGGCACCAAGGCCGCGGCCGGCGTGTGGGGCGCGCAGACCTCGCAAGGCGCGGGCCCGGGCGACAGTTGCAGCGTCGCCGGCAACGGATTGGCCTCCGAGGCAGTCTTGAACGCGATGGTGGAGACCTTTCGCGGCGCCGATCGCAAGCGTCCATTGGGCGATCGCCTGATGGCGAGCCTGCGCGCCGGCGAACGCGCCGGCGGCCAGCGCAACGGCCGCATGTCGGCGGCGTTGCGGGTCAGCACGGTCGCGGGCGACTGGCAGGACATCGATCTGCGCGTGGACGGATCGGCCGATCCGGTCGGCGATCTGAGCCGCCTGACCGATCAGTTCTATGCCCACCAGGCGATGCTGCGCGCCGAGCGCGCGGCGCGCGACAACGACGTCGAGGCCGCGCGTGCCGCGCGCAGCCAGGCCCTGGGCTTGAGCCACCAATGGGACCGGATCTGGCGCCGCGCGGCGCGGCTGGCGATGCAACTGGGCGAGTCCGACAAGGCGCTGGAGTATCTGGGCGTGTTCGCCTCGATCAACCCGGTGTGGGCCGAAGGCGAAATCGAGGATGCGTTGTATGCGCCGTTGCAGGCGCAGCCGGCCTTTGCGCGCCTGCGCGCCGACATCGCCAGCAAAGTTCCGGGCGGCTGA
- a CDS encoding MgtC/SapB family protein produces MRFIQTFQFYPFLDTLISLLAAFVLGTAIGAERQYRQRTAGLRTNALVALGAAAFVDLGMRLAGNAEAVRVIAYVVSGIGFLGAGVIMKEGMNVRGLNTAATLWCSAAVGACTGADMIAEGVLLTAFVIAGNTLLRPLVNAINRIPIDEQLSEATYEVRLSADPDSLPAAREWLVEHLEAAHYPVGDVELDEHGEGAVEIVATLVSTAVDAKELDAVVERLRRMPGVRHVAWESSTRD; encoded by the coding sequence ATGCGCTTCATCCAGACCTTTCAGTTCTATCCCTTTCTCGACACCTTGATCAGCCTGCTGGCCGCGTTCGTACTCGGCACCGCGATCGGCGCCGAACGCCAGTACCGGCAGCGCACCGCTGGACTGCGCACCAATGCGCTGGTCGCGCTCGGCGCGGCGGCGTTCGTCGACTTAGGCATGCGCCTGGCCGGCAATGCCGAGGCGGTGCGGGTGATCGCCTACGTGGTGTCCGGCATCGGTTTTCTCGGCGCCGGCGTGATCATGAAGGAAGGCATGAACGTGCGCGGCCTCAACACCGCGGCGACCCTGTGGTGCTCGGCCGCGGTCGGCGCCTGCACCGGTGCGGACATGATCGCCGAGGGCGTGTTGCTGACCGCCTTCGTGATCGCCGGCAACACCTTGCTGCGGCCGTTGGTGAATGCGATCAATCGCATTCCGATCGACGAGCAGTTGTCGGAAGCGACTTACGAGGTGCGGCTGAGCGCCGACCCCGACTCGCTGCCGGCCGCGCGCGAGTGGCTGGTCGAGCATCTGGAGGCGGCCCATTATCCGGTCGGCGATGTCGAACTCGACGAGCATGGCGAAGGTGCGGTGGAGATCGTCGCGACCTTGGTGAGCACCGCAGTGGATGCGAAGGAACTGGACGCGGTGGTGGAGCGATTGCGACGCATGCCGGGAGTGCGGCATGTGGCCTGGGAGTCGAGTACGCGGGATTGA
- a CDS encoding AAA-associated domain-containing protein, producing MTFSPLAATLPALAPLIEVRHLRQHYRKDGASPLVVLDDVDLSLHPGEIVGLLGRSGSGKSTLLRAIAGLIQPSAGEVAFCGTPLSQAPADIAMVFQSFALFPWLTVLQNVELGLEARGVAAAQRRARAVAAIDLIGLDGYESAYPKELSGGMRQRVGLARALVVQPRVLLMDEPFSALDVLTAETLRTDLLDLWSEGRMPIEAILMVTHNIEEAVLMCDRIVIFGSNPGRVIDEIRIDLPQPRDRLDPVFRAQVDRIYARMTGSPSAQAPRESGAMRPGLAMELPQVSSNRMAGLIEAVAAAPYRGHADLPALAAHLQMEVDELFPIAESLQLLGLASLDDGDLHLSEAGLRFAGDDIDARKREFARQLAAKVPLAAHIRRVLDERASHQAPAQRFRDELEDHMSAEYAAATLRAITSWARYAEYFAYDEQADRFTLDNPS from the coding sequence ATGACCTTTTCCCCGCTCGCCGCCACCCTGCCCGCCCTCGCGCCGCTGATCGAAGTGCGGCATCTGCGCCAGCACTACCGCAAGGACGGCGCCTCGCCGCTGGTGGTGCTCGACGATGTCGACCTGAGCCTGCATCCGGGCGAGATCGTCGGCCTGCTCGGCCGCTCGGGTTCGGGCAAATCCACCTTGCTGCGCGCGATCGCCGGCCTGATCCAGCCCAGCGCGGGCGAGGTCGCGTTCTGCGGCACGCCGTTGAGCCAGGCGCCGGCCGACATCGCGATGGTGTTCCAGAGTTTCGCCCTGTTCCCGTGGCTGACGGTGTTGCAGAACGTCGAGCTGGGACTGGAAGCGCGCGGCGTCGCCGCCGCGCAACGCCGCGCGCGCGCGGTCGCGGCGATCGATCTGATCGGCCTGGACGGTTACGAAAGCGCGTATCCGAAGGAGCTGTCCGGCGGCATGCGCCAGCGCGTCGGCCTGGCGCGCGCGCTGGTGGTGCAGCCGCGCGTGCTGCTGATGGACGAGCCGTTCTCGGCGCTGGACGTGCTCACCGCCGAGACGCTGCGCACCGACCTGCTCGATCTGTGGTCGGAAGGACGCATGCCGATCGAAGCGATCCTTATGGTCACCCACAACATCGAGGAAGCGGTGCTGATGTGCGATCGCATCGTGATCTTCGGTTCCAATCCGGGCCGGGTGATCGACGAGATCCGCATCGACCTGCCGCAGCCGCGCGACCGGCTCGACCCGGTGTTCCGCGCCCAGGTCGATCGCATCTACGCGCGCATGACCGGTTCGCCGTCGGCGCAGGCGCCGCGCGAAAGCGGCGCGATGCGGCCGGGCCTGGCGATGGAACTGCCGCAGGTGTCGAGCAACCGGATGGCCGGCCTGATCGAAGCCGTCGCCGCCGCGCCGTACCGCGGCCACGCCGATCTGCCGGCGTTGGCGGCGCATTTGCAGATGGAGGTCGACGAACTGTTCCCGATCGCCGAAAGCCTGCAATTGCTCGGCCTGGCCTCGCTCGACGACGGCGACCTGCACCTGAGCGAGGCCGGCTTGCGTTTCGCCGGCGACGACATCGATGCGCGCAAGCGCGAGTTCGCCCGTCAGCTCGCGGCCAAGGTGCCGCTGGCCGCGCACATCCGCCGCGTGCTCGATGAGCGCGCCTCGCATCAGGCGCCGGCGCAACGTTTCCGCGACGAACTCGAAGACCACATGTCGGCCGAGTACGCCGCCGCGACCTTGCGCGCGATCACCAGCTGGGCGCGCTACGCCGAGTACTTCGCCTACGACGAACAGGCCGACCGCTTCACCCTCGACAACCCGAGCTGA
- a CDS encoding ABC transporter permease subunit: MAALIALYDQLLFRPIVAWADKFRVEQTAGQQRPASWVYDMARRTRLLKRALRPIAWLWQRAMLVRLRARATAATPERVATTNWGDRLWLVLTLAVAAWGGWFAFDYGRQTLSLGDVAEAFGGGLATLLRVAILIAIASAIWVPIGVWIGLRPRLAQRVQPLAQFLAAFPANVLFPVAVIAIMRTGANPNLWLSPLMVLGTQWYILFNVIAGASAYPTDLREAATVYRLRSWTWWRRAILPGVFPYYVTGALTASGGSWNASIVAELVHWGDQRVEAYGLGSYIARATEAGDFHRVVLGVAVMSLFVTLFNRTVWRPLYAYAERRLRLD, from the coding sequence ATGGCGGCGTTGATCGCGCTCTACGATCAGTTGCTGTTCCGCCCGATCGTGGCCTGGGCCGACAAGTTCCGGGTCGAGCAGACCGCCGGGCAGCAGCGGCCGGCGTCGTGGGTCTACGACATGGCGCGACGCACGCGCCTGCTCAAGCGCGCGCTGCGGCCGATCGCGTGGCTGTGGCAACGCGCGATGCTCGTGCGGTTGCGCGCGCGCGCGACGGCGGCGACGCCCGAGCGCGTGGCCACGACGAATTGGGGCGATCGCCTCTGGCTGGTGCTGACCCTCGCGGTGGCCGCATGGGGCGGCTGGTTCGCGTTCGACTACGGCCGTCAGACGCTGAGCCTGGGCGATGTGGCCGAGGCGTTCGGCGGCGGGCTGGCGACGTTGTTGCGGGTGGCGATCCTGATCGCCATCGCCAGCGCGATCTGGGTGCCGATCGGAGTGTGGATCGGTCTGCGTCCGCGCCTGGCCCAGCGCGTGCAGCCGCTCGCGCAGTTCCTCGCCGCGTTTCCGGCCAACGTGCTGTTCCCGGTGGCGGTGATCGCGATCATGCGCACCGGCGCGAATCCGAACCTGTGGTTGTCGCCGCTGATGGTGCTCGGCACCCAGTGGTACATCCTGTTCAACGTCATCGCCGGCGCCAGCGCGTACCCGACCGATCTGCGCGAAGCCGCGACGGTGTATCGGCTGCGTTCGTGGACCTGGTGGCGGCGCGCGATCCTGCCCGGCGTATTTCCCTATTACGTCACCGGCGCGCTGACCGCGTCGGGCGGTTCGTGGAACGCGAGCATCGTCGCCGAGCTGGTGCATTGGGGCGACCAGCGCGTCGAAGCCTACGGCCTGGGTTCCTACATCGCGCGCGCTACCGAGGCCGGCGATTTCCATCGGGTGGTGCTCGGCGTCGCGGTGATGTCGCTGTTCGTCACCTTGTTCAACCGAACCGTGTGGCGCCCGCTGTACGCCTACGCCGAACGGCGGCTGCGCCTGGATTGA
- a CDS encoding TetR/AcrR family transcriptional regulator: protein MSPSAPARRLPKAERRDQLLETAMAIVREQGTDALTLGYVAERAGVSKPIAYEHFGTRSGLLIALYKQIDERQATIVAQDFARTPKRLADVAALIGDSYMSCFRTAGPECHAIFAALKGDEQMERVQQELVQGYVAFYRDLLAPYAKVDDAELRRRCIAIVGAGESLSREMSAGRMTEMDAARTLASLIERWMRAD, encoded by the coding sequence ATGAGCCCTTCCGCCCCCGCCCGCCGCCTGCCCAAGGCCGAACGCCGCGACCAATTGCTGGAAACGGCGATGGCGATCGTGCGCGAGCAAGGCACCGACGCCCTGACCCTGGGCTACGTGGCCGAACGCGCCGGAGTCAGCAAGCCGATCGCCTACGAACACTTCGGCACCCGCTCGGGCCTGCTGATCGCGCTGTACAAGCAGATCGACGAGCGCCAGGCCACGATCGTGGCGCAGGATTTCGCCCGCACGCCCAAGCGCCTGGCCGATGTCGCCGCATTGATCGGCGACAGCTACATGAGCTGCTTCCGCACCGCCGGCCCGGAATGCCACGCGATCTTCGCCGCGCTCAAGGGCGACGAGCAGATGGAGCGCGTGCAGCAGGAACTGGTGCAGGGCTATGTGGCGTTCTATCGCGACCTGCTGGCGCCGTACGCGAAGGTCGACGACGCCGAACTGCGGCGCCGCTGCATCGCGATCGTCGGCGCGGGCGAGTCCTTGTCGCGCGAGATGAGCGCCGGACGCATGACCGAAATGGACGCGGCGCGGACCTTGGCGTCGTTGATCGAGCGCTGGATGCGCGCGGATTAG